A window of Chloroflexota bacterium contains these coding sequences:
- a CDS encoding 2-oxoacid ferredoxin oxidoreductase (catalyzes the coenzyme A-dependent decarboxylation of 2-oxoacids, such as pyruvate and 2-oxoglutarate), whose amino-acid sequence MVSLKDYLSPMRPTWCTGCGNFGIWNALKKALVESGLEPHQVILISGIGCGSKLPDYTTANGYLSLHGRTLAVATGARLANHGLKVICTHGDGDGYGEGGNHFISAVRRNIGIADIVQNNRVYGLTKGQYSPTSPHGFVSKTSPQGAIEHPFNPLAIALAANGTFISRGWSGDVEHLAWLIKEALQHRGYALIDVLQPCVTFNRMYSYEWLRPRVYKVQDDPNYDSSDKGAAFAKAQEWGERIPIGIIYRTEDVPAYEEQVPALTLGPLVKQPIRVKPMAEYELLKQEYL is encoded by the coding sequence ATGGTCAGCCTGAAAGATTATCTCAGTCCTATGCGTCCCACTTGGTGTACAGGATGCGGCAACTTTGGCATCTGGAATGCCCTGAAGAAGGCGCTAGTTGAATCAGGATTAGAGCCACATCAAGTGATCCTGATCAGTGGCATAGGTTGTGGCTCGAAACTCCCTGACTATACCACCGCCAATGGCTATTTGAGCCTCCACGGACGTACTTTGGCAGTTGCAACTGGCGCGCGTCTGGCCAATCACGGGCTCAAGGTTATCTGTACCCATGGCGATGGCGATGGCTATGGAGAGGGTGGCAATCATTTTATCAGTGCCGTCCGCCGTAACATCGGCATCGCAGACATTGTGCAGAACAATCGCGTGTATGGGCTGACCAAGGGACAATACTCTCCAACAAGCCCGCATGGCTTTGTAAGCAAAACATCGCCCCAAGGGGCTATCGAACATCCTTTTAATCCGTTAGCTATCGCCCTGGCAGCGAACGGCACTTTTATCTCCCGTGGTTGGTCGGGAGATGTGGAACACCTGGCCTGGCTTATCAAGGAGGCACTGCAGCATCGTGGCTACGCTTTGATTGATGTGTTACAACCCTGCGTAACCTTCAACCGCATGTACTCGTATGAGTGGTTGCGTCCACGAGTGTACAAAGTGCAGGATGATCCAAATTACGATTCCAGTGATAAGGGGGCAGCTTTCGCCAAGGCGCAGGAATGGGGCGAGCGCATCCCCATCGGAATTATCTACCGCACGGAAGACGTCCCAGCATATGAGGAACAGGTGCCAGCATTGACACTCGGACCGCTGGTAAAACAACCCATTCGTGTGAAGCCAATGGCAGAATACGAACTACTGAAGCAGGAATATCTGTGA
- a CDS encoding 2-oxoacid:acceptor oxidoreductase subunit alpha, translating to MMATVNNMTFKFSGEAGQGIESTGRGFAKALVRGGLYVFGLQDYHSRIRGGHNFYQIRVADHEIYSHDEQVHVLLAFTNEAIAEHLQEIVPGGGVIYDPELQINPAALAARFVQAFPVPLNQIAMKEGGNKVMSNTAATGAAAGLSGFDLEAINSVIRDNFGKKGPTVVESNLKVAAAAYHFVREKYGSSLTFRLQAQKAKPRMLISGNEALALGALMAGCKFVAGYPMTPGSPILEWFATHSKDYGIVTKHAEDEIAAINMVIGAAQMGIRAMTATSGGGFSLMVEALGLAGMTEVPIVVVNAQRPGPATGHATRHEQGDLLFMLYAAQGEFPRIILAPGTVEQCFEAAYRAFNLAEKYQCPAIILSDAFLAHSPRALELDTLQLDVPIDRGELLSDEELDQLTERYQRHALTPSGISPRALPGHPKAIYSTSSDEHDEYGQICEDAAIRTQQMDKRMRKLETARAEMKAPLHYGPSQAEITFLTWGSTYGPLRSAVDILNAQGTPANIVQIMDIWPLPVEKVSQALRGAKKLISVEQNYSGQLATLVRAYTGIKIDGLINKYDGRPMSPEYILSRLKEVA from the coding sequence ATGATGGCAACTGTTAACAACATGACCTTCAAATTCTCTGGTGAAGCCGGCCAGGGAATAGAATCCACCGGGAGGGGGTTTGCCAAAGCACTTGTACGTGGTGGTCTGTATGTATTCGGCCTGCAGGACTATCACTCTCGCATCCGTGGCGGTCACAATTTTTATCAGATCCGCGTGGCAGACCACGAAATCTACTCCCATGATGAGCAAGTGCATGTTTTGCTAGCCTTTACGAATGAAGCCATTGCCGAACACTTGCAGGAGATTGTCCCCGGTGGCGGCGTCATTTACGACCCAGAGCTACAAATCAACCCAGCAGCCCTGGCAGCAAGATTTGTGCAGGCTTTTCCCGTTCCCCTGAACCAAATCGCTATGAAAGAAGGGGGAAATAAAGTTATGAGCAACACAGCAGCAACTGGCGCTGCTGCTGGGTTAAGTGGTTTTGACCTGGAAGCAATTAACAGCGTGATTCGTGATAACTTTGGGAAAAAGGGCCCCACCGTGGTAGAAAGCAATCTTAAGGTGGCAGCCGCCGCCTACCATTTTGTCAGAGAGAAATATGGTAGCTCGTTGACATTCCGATTGCAAGCACAAAAAGCAAAACCTCGTATGCTGATCAGTGGTAATGAAGCGCTGGCTCTGGGAGCACTTATGGCGGGGTGCAAGTTTGTTGCGGGCTATCCCATGACACCGGGCAGCCCTATCCTAGAATGGTTTGCCACCCATAGCAAGGACTATGGTATCGTTACCAAGCATGCCGAGGATGAGATTGCGGCTATCAATATGGTCATAGGGGCAGCACAGATGGGCATACGAGCCATGACAGCTACCTCCGGTGGCGGATTCTCCCTCATGGTCGAAGCCCTGGGGCTGGCGGGCATGACCGAAGTCCCCATCGTCGTAGTCAATGCACAGCGACCTGGGCCAGCAACGGGCCACGCTACTCGCCATGAACAAGGCGACCTGCTTTTCATGCTCTATGCTGCGCAAGGCGAGTTTCCACGCATCATCCTCGCGCCAGGAACGGTCGAGCAATGTTTTGAGGCTGCCTACCGCGCCTTCAATTTAGCCGAAAAGTATCAATGTCCGGCTATAATCCTTTCAGATGCATTCTTAGCACACTCGCCACGCGCTTTGGAGCTGGACACACTGCAACTGGATGTTCCTATTGACCGTGGTGAACTTCTTAGTGACGAGGAATTGGATCAGTTAACCGAGCGCTATCAACGCCACGCCCTCACCCCATCAGGCATTTCACCTAGAGCTTTGCCCGGACATCCTAAAGCAATCTACTCGACGTCTAGCGACGAACACGATGAGTACGGGCAAATTTGCGAGGATGCTGCTATCCGCACTCAGCAGATGGACAAACGTATGCGCAAGTTGGAGACAGCACGAGCGGAAATGAAGGCACCACTGCACTATGGCCCATCTCAAGCCGAAATCACTTTTCTGACCTGGGGATCTACCTATGGCCCCCTGCGCTCAGCTGTGGATATCCTGAATGCACAAGGCACGCCAGCCAACATTGTACAAATCATGGATATCTGGCCTCTGCCTGTTGAGAAAGTGAGCCAAGCCTTGCGAGGAGCCAAAAAACTGATCAGCGTAGAGCAAAACTACAGCGGACAGTTGGCTACGTTAGTGCGGGCCTATACCGGGATCAAGATAGATGGCTTGATTAACAAATACGATGGACGACCTATGTCGCCTGAATACATCCTGTCCCGCCTAAAGGAGGTGGCATAA
- a CDS encoding flavodoxin family protein, with protein sequence MKILAIAGSPRRGGNTDALLEQASAGAKSVGAEVEQVVLSRLKIAPCMACNRCFETGRCVVKDDYQYLYDKTLGADGIILASPIFFMNVTGWTKAFIDRFQCLWALRYVLKQPIPPPPGGEKRRAIFLSTAGSPKTKFDGTLYTVRAFLSTIDAKLIGMQCINAVDEKGAVAAHPEMLQEAYALGVLLASGQATNDVS encoded by the coding sequence ATGAAAATACTGGCAATAGCGGGCAGCCCTCGTCGTGGGGGCAACACCGATGCCCTGTTAGAGCAGGCCAGTGCGGGCGCTAAAAGCGTGGGCGCTGAGGTCGAGCAGGTTGTCCTGAGTCGTCTGAAGATTGCCCCATGTATGGCGTGCAATCGCTGCTTCGAGACTGGCCGTTGTGTCGTGAAGGACGATTACCAGTACCTCTACGACAAGACGCTAGGTGCAGATGGCATTATATTGGCCTCCCCGATCTTTTTCATGAACGTTACCGGCTGGACCAAGGCCTTTATTGACCGTTTTCAATGTCTCTGGGCGCTCCGGTATGTGCTCAAGCAGCCTATTCCGCCTCCACCAGGAGGTGAAAAGAGACGCGCCATCTTCTTGTCTACGGCTGGCTCACCCAAAACCAAGTTTGACGGCACGCTATACACTGTACGCGCTTTCTTGAGCACTATAGATGCAAAATTGATTGGCATGCAGTGCATCAATGCTGTGGATGAGAAGGGAGCTGTGGCTGCACATCCAGAAATGCTTCAGGAGGCCTATGCCTTGGGTGTCCTGTTAGCCTCTGGCCAGGCAACGAACGATGTTTCATAA
- a CDS encoding PDZ domain-containing protein has protein sequence MKGFLSQRGIPFKEYDVGIDREAALRMIRLSGQQGVPVTTIDDEVIVGFDRRRLEEALAKAQSRKPPLGVAVADATGTTEGAYVGRVTPYSLAEKASLQVGDVIIEIGGQPVRNAVDLERIYKKLHTGSRVALIFLRQGRLTQTELSL, from the coding sequence GTGAAGGGGTTCCTTTCGCAAAGAGGAATTCCGTTTAAGGAATACGATGTCGGTATCGACCGGGAAGCAGCCCTCCGTATGATCCGCCTTTCTGGTCAACAAGGCGTGCCTGTTACCACTATTGATGACGAGGTTATCGTAGGATTTGACCGACGCCGTTTAGAAGAAGCATTGGCCAAAGCGCAAAGCCGTAAGCCTCCACTGGGCGTCGCAGTAGCAGATGCTACGGGAACCACAGAGGGTGCATACGTAGGGCGAGTAACCCCCTACTCTCTAGCAGAGAAAGCGAGTTTACAAGTCGGGGATGTCATTATCGAGATAGGCGGGCAACCTGTGCGTAATGCAGTAGATTTGGAGCGAATTTACAAGAAGCTGCACACGGGTTCGCGCGTCGCGTTGATTTTCCTTCGCCAAGGACGGCTTACCCAAACCGAGTTATCCCTTTAG
- a CDS encoding LON peptidase substrate-binding domain-containing protein, producing MTEETLDIPLFPINVVLFPGMALPLHIFEENHQWMITESLESNRQIGIVWANPEAEGAVAVYTTGTSALITHVDKLEDGSMDILTAGLDRFRVLHLLHSEPYIVGRVELFPLESATSPGAARLANKAKAPFVRYLRLVSEVLGTTIRIESTPRDPTELAYLMAIALQVSMEEKQELLSIPSLPALLWKECLILNREEILLSRMQEVQRHNTGYMRGITSYLSVN from the coding sequence TTGACTGAAGAGACCTTAGACATCCCTCTTTTCCCAATAAATGTGGTGCTCTTTCCTGGGATGGCATTGCCTTTGCACATCTTCGAAGAAAACCATCAATGGATGATCACGGAGTCCTTGGAAAGCAATCGACAGATTGGCATAGTTTGGGCCAACCCCGAGGCTGAAGGAGCCGTGGCCGTCTATACGACAGGCACATCTGCACTGATTACCCATGTTGACAAACTAGAAGATGGCAGTATGGATATCCTGACAGCGGGGCTGGATCGTTTTCGTGTTTTGCATCTGCTGCACAGTGAGCCTTATATCGTTGGTCGGGTGGAATTGTTTCCACTTGAGAGTGCAACATCGCCAGGAGCTGCAAGACTAGCCAACAAAGCAAAGGCCCCATTTGTGCGCTACCTCAGACTGGTCAGTGAAGTGCTGGGCACTACAATACGCATTGAGAGCACGCCACGCGACCCAACTGAATTGGCCTATCTTATGGCAATTGCGCTGCAAGTATCCATGGAAGAGAAACAAGAATTGCTCAGTATACCTTCCTTACCCGCCCTTTTATGGAAAGAGTGTCTCATCCTGAACCGTGAGGAGATATTGCTTAGCCGCATGCAGGAGGTTCAACGTCACAATACAGGCTATATGCGGGGAATAACGAGCTATCTGTCCGTAAACTAA
- a CDS encoding nitroreductase family protein, whose protein sequence is MAKKNHLQIFRARRTIRRFTPEAVSEEYLQSLLEAGSVAPSRLDRRPLHYVLIRNNDTKTKIAEALRVRPYIEEAPLVIAVCANPEISDTWEMDGSAAIENMLLAATTLGLGGAWVGSKGSALWDQTVQVLRQTTGIPANIEVVSLVCFGHPAEEKRAYEPGEKMDRQRVHYEHWNNLKL, encoded by the coding sequence ATGGCAAAGAAAAACCATCTACAGATCTTCAGAGCGCGACGCACTATTCGCAGGTTTACTCCAGAAGCTGTCAGCGAAGAATACCTACAATCGCTACTTGAGGCGGGCAGCGTAGCCCCTAGTCGGTTAGATCGCCGCCCTCTCCATTACGTGCTTATCCGCAACAATGACACCAAAACTAAAATCGCTGAGGCTTTGCGCGTGCGTCCTTACATCGAAGAAGCGCCTCTCGTCATCGCCGTATGCGCAAACCCAGAGATCTCCGATACCTGGGAGATGGACGGCAGCGCAGCAATTGAAAACATGTTGCTAGCAGCGACCACGCTCGGTTTAGGAGGAGCCTGGGTTGGCTCCAAGGGAAGCGCATTGTGGGACCAGACCGTGCAGGTCCTGCGCCAGACCACAGGGATTCCGGCAAATATCGAGGTGGTGTCGCTGGTCTGCTTTGGCCACCCAGCCGAAGAGAAAAGGGCGTACGAACCGGGCGAAAAGATGGACCGGCAACGGGTGCACTATGAGCATTGGAATAACTTGAAACTGTAA
- a CDS encoding DJ-1/PfpI/YhbO family deglycase/protease: MSNLSGKRAVILAEDLYQELELWYPLLRLRGTGMEVQVVGTGSASVYTSKYGYPVEVDTTADKVNAKDIDAIVIPGGYAPDRLRRYPAVLKLVREAFEQGKVVAAICHAGWVLISADIVKGRRVTSFSAIKDDMVNAGGHWVDQEVVQDGNLITSRQPSDLPAFTDAIIATLGGIEAGGLEKVTEKTRPLEALRMAIQAEEAAYNFYTMAAQKTKDAEAKNIFYNLAQEEQRHRSIVQDEYNRLAMNPDWDRYSIWREIL, from the coding sequence ATGAGCAATCTATCTGGAAAACGTGCTGTTATTTTGGCTGAAGATTTGTACCAGGAATTGGAGCTTTGGTATCCATTGCTCAGGCTGCGCGGTACAGGTATGGAAGTTCAGGTAGTGGGAACAGGTAGTGCCTCTGTCTACACGAGCAAATACGGATATCCTGTAGAAGTGGATACAACGGCGGACAAGGTCAATGCAAAGGACATAGATGCTATCGTGATCCCCGGTGGATATGCCCCCGATCGCTTGCGGAGATATCCTGCTGTGCTGAAGTTAGTTCGGGAAGCATTCGAGCAGGGCAAGGTGGTTGCTGCCATTTGTCACGCGGGTTGGGTACTTATTTCGGCTGACATCGTGAAGGGGCGTAGGGTAACCTCTTTTTCTGCGATCAAGGACGACATGGTCAATGCAGGAGGACATTGGGTAGACCAAGAGGTGGTACAGGATGGCAATTTGATTACATCGCGTCAGCCAAGTGACCTGCCAGCTTTCACTGATGCAATTATTGCTACGCTTGGCGGCATTGAAGCAGGCGGGTTGGAAAAAGTCACAGAGAAAACTAGGCCACTCGAAGCGCTACGCATGGCAATCCAAGCCGAAGAAGCGGCTTACAACTTCTATACTATGGCCGCCCAGAAGACCAAGGACGCGGAAGCGAAAAATATCTTCTATAACCTGGCACAGGAAGAGCAGCGTCATCGCTCTATTGTCCAAGATGAATACAACCGCCTGGCTATGAACCCGGATTGGGATCGCTACAGCATCTGGCGGGAGATCCTTTAG
- a CDS encoding D-tyrosyl-tRNA(Tyr) deacylase has protein sequence MKAVVQRVTQAKVTVENTVVGAIQSGLVVLLGIGQGDGEEEAQWMANKIANLRIFADENSKFNRSILDVGGQVLLISQFTLYGDARKGRRPSFTDAAPPEIAEPLVNRVAQLLVENGVPVACGQFQAHMLVEIHNDGPVTIILEK, from the coding sequence TTGAAAGCGGTCGTACAGAGAGTAACTCAGGCAAAGGTAACAGTTGAAAACACGGTGGTAGGTGCCATCCAATCCGGGTTGGTTGTCTTGCTTGGCATTGGCCAGGGCGATGGCGAAGAAGAAGCGCAGTGGATGGCCAACAAGATTGCCAACTTGCGTATCTTTGCCGATGAAAACAGCAAGTTCAACCGCTCCATCCTGGATGTGGGTGGACAGGTGTTGCTCATCTCCCAATTCACTTTGTATGGCGATGCACGCAAAGGACGGCGGCCCAGCTTCACGGATGCTGCTCCTCCTGAAATAGCCGAACCCCTGGTAAATCGCGTGGCACAATTGCTGGTTGAAAATGGCGTACCGGTAGCTTGTGGGCAGTTTCAAGCGCACATGCTGGTCGAAATCCACAACGATGGCCCTGTAACGATCATCCTAGAAAAATGA
- a CDS encoding zinc ribbon domain-containing protein, which translates to MPIYEYECESCRIRFERFQHFKDEPLKECPECGGTVHRLLQPVGIIFKGSGFYITDSRQLSSASSQPPKEISAPKESGEKKALPAAESSSGRKTEAAD; encoded by the coding sequence ATGCCTATCTATGAATACGAATGTGAGTCTTGTCGCATTCGTTTCGAACGTTTTCAGCATTTCAAGGACGAACCACTGAAGGAATGCCCTGAGTGCGGCGGCACGGTGCACCGCTTGTTGCAGCCTGTGGGTATTATCTTCAAGGGTTCTGGCTTTTACATCACGGACAGCCGCCAACTGTCCTCGGCCTCGAGTCAGCCGCCAAAGGAAATCTCTGCACCTAAGGAGTCAGGTGAAAAGAAAGCACTGCCGGCTGCAGAGAGCAGTTCGGGTCGAAAAACAGAGGCGGCGGATTAA
- a CDS encoding CoA-disulfide reductase, with translation MTKNQRLVVIGAVAAGTSAAAKAKRTNPELEVLLLERDSYISYGACGLPYFISGLIPSADALIARSPNEFQKQGVEVRIRHEVLEINPQDMSLRVIDHEHTKEYRLPYDYLVVATGATSFRPPIPGLDLHGVFTLRTLHDGLALQETLREKRPKHVVIIGGGYIGLEMAEAFRALDLPVTIVEMAPQLMVNLDEDMSRLVLAEVERQGVRVLLNDGLVRCEGANHVEKVVTQHNEISADLVLLAIGVRPNVQLAERAGVKLGAGKAIGVDNYMRTNLESIYAAGDCAETTHVVTGEKVYIPLGTTANKQGRVAGANVAGMSCTFEGVAGTAVAKIFGLEVARTGLTEREATAKGFSVHTATIRTTDRARYYPGATELYVKLIMERTSRRLLGTQLIGAQGAAKRIDVLAAALYAKMTVDDLTRLDYSYAPPYASVWDATLIAANVASRCS, from the coding sequence ATGACGAAAAATCAACGCTTAGTAGTCATTGGCGCAGTTGCCGCGGGCACCAGTGCTGCAGCCAAAGCCAAGCGGACCAATCCAGAGCTGGAGGTGCTCCTGCTTGAACGTGATTCATACATTTCGTACGGTGCTTGCGGGCTGCCCTATTTTATTTCAGGCCTTATTCCTAGCGCAGATGCACTGATCGCGCGTAGCCCCAATGAGTTTCAGAAACAAGGCGTCGAAGTGCGGATCCGGCATGAGGTGCTCGAGATCAATCCACAAGATATGAGCCTTCGTGTAATTGACCACGAGCACACAAAAGAATACCGATTGCCATACGACTATCTAGTTGTCGCCACAGGTGCTACGTCTTTCCGTCCCCCAATCCCAGGACTTGACCTCCACGGTGTATTTACTTTGCGCACCCTGCACGATGGGTTGGCTTTGCAAGAGACCCTTAGGGAAAAACGCCCCAAGCACGTTGTCATCATCGGCGGAGGATATATCGGGCTGGAAATGGCCGAGGCTTTTCGTGCTCTTGATCTGCCCGTGACGATCGTCGAAATGGCACCGCAACTCATGGTGAACTTGGATGAAGACATGAGCAGATTGGTGCTTGCCGAAGTGGAACGCCAAGGCGTACGTGTGCTGCTCAACGATGGCTTGGTACGCTGTGAAGGGGCAAATCACGTGGAAAAAGTGGTCACGCAGCATAATGAAATCTCAGCAGATTTGGTATTGCTGGCTATTGGTGTGCGCCCTAATGTCCAATTGGCGGAACGGGCTGGCGTTAAATTGGGCGCAGGCAAGGCCATCGGTGTGGACAATTATATGCGTACCAATCTAGAAAGCATTTACGCCGCTGGAGATTGTGCGGAAACTACCCATGTCGTAACAGGCGAAAAAGTCTACATCCCCTTAGGCACGACGGCGAATAAACAGGGCAGGGTAGCTGGGGCGAATGTAGCAGGCATGAGCTGTACCTTTGAAGGCGTGGCAGGTACAGCAGTGGCAAAAATCTTTGGCTTGGAGGTAGCGCGCACCGGGCTGACCGAAAGAGAGGCCACCGCGAAGGGGTTCAGCGTGCACACAGCCACCATTCGCACCACAGACCGCGCTCGTTACTATCCTGGTGCAACCGAACTGTACGTGAAATTGATCATGGAACGCACTTCCAGACGCTTGCTAGGTACACAGTTAATCGGTGCGCAAGGGGCGGCCAAACGCATTGATGTGCTCGCCGCTGCGTTATATGCGAAGATGACCGTGGACGACCTAACTCGACTTGATTACAGCTATGCACCGCCATACGCCTCAGTGTGGGATGCGACGCTGATTGCAGCCAATGTGGCCAGCAGGTGCAGTTAG
- a CDS encoding radical SAM protein, translating to MDRVAKLKLLTRAAQYDLCAACGAQASRVRDEIGQWLYPASLPDGKRVTLLKILQSSLCENDCLYCANRRSRDVERSTLGPEELAATFDELVRRNRAQGLFLSSAVWNSASRSMEQMIATVELVRFKYHFTGYVHLKLLPGCEKAAVERAVQIADRVSVNLEAPSAGHLQRLSGDKHFERDLLQPMEWAKQFREAHLGAKAGLTTQFVIGAAGESDQEILALVERLYREHNLTRAYFSAFQPIPDTPLEHLPATPPLREHRLYQSDFLLRHYGFTLQDLTFDRNGYLDVDVDPKMAWAQRHPEYFPLEINRASKEQLLRVPGIGPRSAARILRARRESKLRYMEDLHALGIETKRAAPFILLDGHCPPQQLALW from the coding sequence GTGGACAGGGTTGCCAAGTTGAAATTGCTCACTCGTGCTGCACAATACGATCTGTGCGCTGCTTGTGGTGCCCAGGCTTCTCGCGTGCGCGACGAAATTGGGCAATGGCTCTACCCCGCTTCGCTGCCGGATGGCAAGAGGGTTACCCTGTTGAAAATCCTGCAGTCCAGTCTATGCGAGAACGATTGCCTCTATTGTGCAAACCGCCGTTCACGTGATGTAGAAAGGAGCACCCTCGGTCCCGAGGAACTTGCAGCAACTTTCGATGAACTGGTGAGGCGCAACCGAGCACAAGGGCTCTTCTTAAGCTCAGCGGTATGGAATAGTGCCTCGCGCTCTATGGAGCAAATGATCGCCACCGTGGAATTGGTGCGCTTCAAGTACCACTTCACGGGCTACGTGCACCTTAAACTGTTGCCTGGCTGTGAGAAGGCAGCAGTCGAACGAGCCGTGCAGATCGCCGATCGCGTTTCTGTAAATCTGGAAGCACCGAGCGCTGGACACTTGCAAAGATTGAGCGGAGACAAACATTTCGAGCGGGATCTATTGCAACCCATGGAGTGGGCCAAGCAATTCCGCGAGGCTCACTTAGGGGCTAAGGCAGGACTGACGACGCAGTTTGTCATCGGTGCAGCAGGCGAGTCCGATCAGGAAATCCTGGCTCTCGTCGAGCGGTTGTACCGCGAGCACAACCTGACTCGCGCGTACTTTAGCGCTTTTCAACCTATTCCCGATACTCCTCTGGAACACCTACCTGCTACCCCGCCACTGCGTGAACATCGGCTCTATCAAAGTGATTTCCTTCTTCGTCATTACGGTTTTACCTTGCAGGACCTGACATTTGACCGCAACGGCTATCTTGATGTGGATGTGGACCCCAAAATGGCCTGGGCGCAAAGGCATCCTGAGTATTTCCCGCTGGAAATCAACCGTGCTAGTAAGGAACAACTACTGCGCGTACCGGGCATCGGCCCACGCTCGGCGGCACGCATTCTGCGTGCACGGAGAGAAAGCAAGCTTCGCTATATGGAAGATTTGCACGCCCTAGGCATTGAAACAAAGCGAGCAGCACCCTTTATCCTACTTGATGGGCACTGCCCGCCTCAACAGCTGGCACTCTGGTAA
- a CDS encoding ferritin family protein: MEKAACMAALTALEKAMEAERQGKAFYEEAAERVQDPMGAAVFKTLADDEINHLRLLQAEYEKISSDDEWMELDEAKVCEPQTPLKLFPDKREASLILPDNATDLEALQMAMQFEEMGYNLYAKAANETDDPKGKEVFRFLARLENEHFVFLQKTHDYLTNKGVWYFDEQEFPMFDGG, encoded by the coding sequence ATGGAAAAAGCAGCGTGTATGGCAGCGCTCACCGCGCTCGAAAAAGCCATGGAAGCGGAGCGGCAAGGCAAAGCCTTCTATGAGGAAGCCGCAGAGCGCGTTCAGGATCCAATGGGCGCGGCGGTGTTCAAAACCTTGGCTGATGATGAGATCAATCATTTGCGCCTATTGCAAGCGGAATATGAAAAGATCAGCAGTGATGATGAATGGATGGAACTAGATGAAGCCAAGGTCTGCGAACCGCAGACACCGCTCAAGCTCTTCCCTGATAAAAGGGAAGCCTCACTGATCCTGCCGGACAATGCCACGGATCTAGAAGCATTGCAAATGGCGATGCAGTTTGAGGAAATGGGGTACAATCTGTACGCCAAAGCCGCAAATGAAACCGACGATCCGAAAGGGAAAGAGGTATTCCGCTTCCTGGCCAGACTCGAAAACGAGCATTTTGTCTTCTTGCAAAAGACGCACGACTATCTGACGAACAAGGGGGTTTGGTACTTCGACGAGCAAGAGTTCCCCATGTTCGACGGAGGATAA
- a CDS encoding DUF554 domain-containing protein yields MIGTLLNVATVLIGGGLGTILGQRLPNKMRQTVLQGLGLVTLVTGLSMALQTNNILIVMGSVLLGGILGEWWGIEERLQAAGEALQQRLRLGHTGKLAEGFVTASLIFCVGPMTIIGSIRDGLVGDYSLLAIKSLLDGFAALALASSLGIGVMLSAITVLLYQGGLSLLASLAQVAMSEAMITEMTATGGTIIMGIGLILLDLKCIRVANLLPGIFIAPLIVAILTTLGIPIAP; encoded by the coding sequence TTGATCGGCACTTTGCTTAACGTAGCCACCGTATTGATCGGCGGTGGATTGGGTACCATATTGGGTCAACGTTTGCCCAATAAAATGCGCCAAACCGTGCTCCAAGGCTTGGGTCTGGTGACGCTTGTGACTGGCCTGAGCATGGCCCTACAAACCAACAATATCCTCATTGTCATGGGCAGTGTTTTGCTTGGGGGTATCCTAGGCGAATGGTGGGGCATCGAAGAGCGCCTCCAAGCGGCGGGAGAGGCTCTACAACAGCGCCTGCGCTTGGGGCATACGGGCAAGCTTGCCGAGGGTTTTGTCACTGCCAGCCTCATTTTTTGCGTCGGTCCGATGACCATCATCGGCTCGATCCGCGACGGACTAGTTGGGGATTACAGTTTGCTAGCTATTAAATCTTTGCTGGATGGGTTTGCAGCATTGGCCTTGGCATCTTCGTTGGGCATTGGAGTGATGCTTTCTGCCATTACGGTTCTGCTCTACCAGGGTGGTCTGAGCCTTCTCGCCAGCCTGGCTCAGGTAGCAATGAGCGAAGCAATGATCACGGAAATGACCGCTACGGGCGGTACGATTATCATGGGCATTGGGCTGATCCTGCTCGACCTCAAATGCATCCGCGTGGCTAACCTGCTTCCTGGCATTTTCATTGCGCCTTTGATTGTGGCCATCTTAACGACTCTGGGCATACCAATAGCCCCCTAA